From Lepisosteus oculatus isolate fLepOcu1 chromosome 8, fLepOcu1.hap2, whole genome shotgun sequence, one genomic window encodes:
- the LOC107077746 gene encoding exocyst complex component 3 isoform X1: protein MFLAVKEVRGNTPQTSRAMWFTLRRSLRSPQAERNMGLGSLSGRGKKRCALREQVKMFVKRVRGKRDPSGREETDPLLPLGESTAQRPSDVEAQVQACLWDGRLVEACVCIQEAERAGHAPATQLYGAVSCQVLGILAEALSGNPACLERMPAAVEAILWGQKCCLDQQGKGPSYTPVNWRQQFHQLVEKSVSRNIPQLPSPDSGRTLQAYLREVQVTVLSELLQLAPCLKPARLLGCIVKSYNKHIFQQLQQALGRSLQVSEIFLLLEWVARVYHSENFMGHPDIQDHSIKETDVLLVTDWIQKAEKKLLHAVQEEVSKRLDMILQNERETPDAYPYESDEDYIKLQVDVIQVLNSVITEAGNISHVLKPKVQQVCTEELLVFLQKYQAGENKFLRSKKAKNSLSAKLHPLKIVNRCISLREYLQKITGDKSDVNYLKGLSSLEDTESQARGLILHELIISSKALLRAYIRKGEKSMEDLIDNTKEYFTILPMKKQAAHKVLLESSYCRICFLYLKTLLKTDHTRLLEKWGDVEGRMEQDAGILHAAFSQLSPDVKQWSVVLLRVAEMLRVSDEDALKQLGSFLLRDIPEVRPADRVTVQEQGRGSLLAVNASGFTSRLYESHMSVYAAVGMQHYSCAQNCVPQFRFDCFLCFSKRQLRSLLQWKGSLSARQVTAVLGACEEVRVWLRQTSDPQDPQDPLDPKPLRWGCCFSCLW from the exons ATGTTTTTGGCAGTGAAAGAAGTGAGAGGAAATACCCCCCAAACTTCCAGAGCCATGTGGTTTACCTTGAGGAGGAG TCTCCGGAGCCCGCAGGCGGAGAGGAACATGGGGCTCGGCTCTCTGAGCGGCCGCGGAAAGAAGAGATGCGCTCTGAGGGAGCAGGTGAAGATGTTTGTGAAACGCGTCAGGGGAAAGAGAGACCCCAGTGGCAGGGAGGAGACGGACCCCCTGCTGCCACtgggagagagcacagcccagcGGCCCTCTGACG TGGAGGCCCAGGTGCAGGCTTGTCTGTGGGACGGCAGGCTGGTCGAGGCGTGTGTCTGTATCCAGGAGGCAGAGAGGGCAGGGCACGCACCCGCCACCCAGCTGTACGGGGCCGTCAGCTGCCAGGTGCTTGGCATTCTGGCTGAAGCGCTGTCCGGCAACCCAGCTTGCCTGGAGAGGATGCCAGCTGCTGTTGAGGCTATCCTCTGGGGTCAAAAGTGCTGCCTGGACCAGCAGGGGAAAGGACCAAGTTATACTCCAGTGAACTGGCGCCAACAGTTCCACCAGCTGGTGGAGAAGTCGGTATCCAGGAATATCCCTCAGCTGCCCAGCCCAGACTCGGGAAGGACACTGCAGGCCTACCTAAGGGAGGTCCAGGTCACTGTGCTGTCTGAGCTGCTCCAGCTTGCTCCCTGCCTCAAGCCCGCCAGGCTGCTGGGCTGCATCGTCAAGAGCTACAACAAGCACATCTtccagcagctgcagcaggCGCTGGGCAGGAGCCTGCAAGTGTCCGAGATCTTCCTGCTCCTGGAGTGGGTGGCGCGTGTTTATCACAG tgaaaatttcATGGGCCACCCTGATATCCAGGATCATTCCATCAAAGAGACTGACGTCCTGCTCGTGACAGACTGGAtacaaaaagcagaaaagaagCTCCTTCACGCCGTACAG GAAGAGGTCTCAAAAAGGCTGGACATGATCCTTCAGAATGAGAGGGAGACTCCAGATGCCTATCCCTATGAAAGTGATGAGGACTACATTAAACTGCAGGTGGATGTCATACAG GTACTCAACAGTGTCATAACAGAGGCAGGCAACATCAGCCACGTCCTCAAGCCCAAAGTCCAGCAGGTTTGCACTGAAGAGCTCCTTGTCTTTTTGCAGAA ATACCAGGCCGGCGAAAACAAGTTCTTGAGgagtaaaaaggcaaaaaacagcCTCTCTGCCAAGCTGCATCCTCTGAAAATTGTAAACAGGTGCATCAGCCTAAG GGAATATTTACAAAAGATCACTGGGGACAAAAGTGACGTCAATTATTTAAAGGGGTTATCCTCACTTGAAGATACAGAATCCCAGGCCAGAGGACTGATACTGCACGAGCTCATCATCTCTTCCAAG GCATTGCTGAGAGCCTATATCAGGAAGGGAGAGAAAAGTATGGAAGACCTCATTGATAACACAAAAGAGTATTTTACAATTCTTCCAATGAAGAAGCAAGCAGCACACAAG GTTCTGCTGGAGTCCAGCTATTGCCGGATTTGCTTCCTCTACCTCAAGACGCTGCTGAAGACTGACCACACACGTCTGCTGGAGAAGTGGGGAGATGTGGAAGGAAGAATGGAACAGGATGCCGGGATCTTGCATGCTGCATTTTCCCAGCTG AGTCCCGATGTGAAGCAGTGGAGCGTGGTGCTGCTGAGAGTGGCGGAGATGCTGAGAGTGAGCGATGAGGACGCTCTGAAGCAGCTGGGCAGTTTCCTCTTGAGAGACATCCCCGAAGTGAG ACCCGCTGACAGAGTGACCGTTCAGGAGCAAGGCCGGGGATCCCTGTTAGCTGTGAATGCGTCTGGATTTACATCAAGGTTATATGAATCCCACATGTCTGTGTATGCTGCAGTAGGGATGCAACATTATTCCTGTGCACAGAACTGTGTGCCGCAGTTTCGATTTGactgttttctgtgtttcagcAAGCGCCAGCTGCGCTCCCTGCTGCAGTGGAAGGGCAGCCTGTCCGCCCGGCAGGTGACCGCCGTCCTGGGGGCGTGTGAGGAGGTCAGGGTGTGGCTCAGGCAGACCTCTGATCCCCAGGACCCTCAGGACCCACTCGACCCCAAACCTCTTCGCTGGGGCTGCTGCTTTTCCTGCCTTTGGTGA
- the LOC107077746 gene encoding exocyst complex component 3 isoform X3, with protein sequence MFLAVKEVRGNTPQTSRAMWFTLRRSLRSPQAERNMGLGSLSGRGKKRCALREQVKMFVKRVRGKRDPSGREETDPLLPLGESTAQRPSDVEAQVQACLWDGRLVEACVCIQEAERAGHAPATQLYGAVSCQVLGILAEALSGNPACLERMPAAVEAILWGQKCCLDQQGKGPSYTPVNWRQQFHQLVEKSVSRNIPQLPSPDSGRTLQAYLREVQVTVLSELLQLAPCLKPARLLGCIVKSYNKHIFQQLQQALGRSLQVSEIFLLLEWVARVYHSENFMGHPDIQDHSIKETDVLLVTDWIQKAEKKLLHAVQEEVSKRLDMILQNERETPDAYPYESDEDYIKLQVDVIQVLNSVITEAGNISHVLKPKVQQVCTEELLVFLQKYQAGENKFLRSKKAKNSLSAKLHPLKIVNRCISLREYLQKITGDKSDVNYLKGLSSLEDTESQARGLILHELIISSKALLRAYIRKGEKSMEDLIDNTKEYFTILPMKKQAAHKVLLESSYCRICFLYLKTLLKTDHTRLLEKWGDVEGRMEQDAGILHAAFSQLSPDVKQWSVVLLRVAEMLRVSDEDALKQLGSFLLRDIPEVRPADRVTVQEQGRGSLLAVNASGFTSSKRQLRSLLQWKGSLSARQVTAVLGACEEVRVWLRQTSDPQDPQDPLDPKPLRWGCCFSCLW encoded by the exons ATGTTTTTGGCAGTGAAAGAAGTGAGAGGAAATACCCCCCAAACTTCCAGAGCCATGTGGTTTACCTTGAGGAGGAG TCTCCGGAGCCCGCAGGCGGAGAGGAACATGGGGCTCGGCTCTCTGAGCGGCCGCGGAAAGAAGAGATGCGCTCTGAGGGAGCAGGTGAAGATGTTTGTGAAACGCGTCAGGGGAAAGAGAGACCCCAGTGGCAGGGAGGAGACGGACCCCCTGCTGCCACtgggagagagcacagcccagcGGCCCTCTGACG TGGAGGCCCAGGTGCAGGCTTGTCTGTGGGACGGCAGGCTGGTCGAGGCGTGTGTCTGTATCCAGGAGGCAGAGAGGGCAGGGCACGCACCCGCCACCCAGCTGTACGGGGCCGTCAGCTGCCAGGTGCTTGGCATTCTGGCTGAAGCGCTGTCCGGCAACCCAGCTTGCCTGGAGAGGATGCCAGCTGCTGTTGAGGCTATCCTCTGGGGTCAAAAGTGCTGCCTGGACCAGCAGGGGAAAGGACCAAGTTATACTCCAGTGAACTGGCGCCAACAGTTCCACCAGCTGGTGGAGAAGTCGGTATCCAGGAATATCCCTCAGCTGCCCAGCCCAGACTCGGGAAGGACACTGCAGGCCTACCTAAGGGAGGTCCAGGTCACTGTGCTGTCTGAGCTGCTCCAGCTTGCTCCCTGCCTCAAGCCCGCCAGGCTGCTGGGCTGCATCGTCAAGAGCTACAACAAGCACATCTtccagcagctgcagcaggCGCTGGGCAGGAGCCTGCAAGTGTCCGAGATCTTCCTGCTCCTGGAGTGGGTGGCGCGTGTTTATCACAG tgaaaatttcATGGGCCACCCTGATATCCAGGATCATTCCATCAAAGAGACTGACGTCCTGCTCGTGACAGACTGGAtacaaaaagcagaaaagaagCTCCTTCACGCCGTACAG GAAGAGGTCTCAAAAAGGCTGGACATGATCCTTCAGAATGAGAGGGAGACTCCAGATGCCTATCCCTATGAAAGTGATGAGGACTACATTAAACTGCAGGTGGATGTCATACAG GTACTCAACAGTGTCATAACAGAGGCAGGCAACATCAGCCACGTCCTCAAGCCCAAAGTCCAGCAGGTTTGCACTGAAGAGCTCCTTGTCTTTTTGCAGAA ATACCAGGCCGGCGAAAACAAGTTCTTGAGgagtaaaaaggcaaaaaacagcCTCTCTGCCAAGCTGCATCCTCTGAAAATTGTAAACAGGTGCATCAGCCTAAG GGAATATTTACAAAAGATCACTGGGGACAAAAGTGACGTCAATTATTTAAAGGGGTTATCCTCACTTGAAGATACAGAATCCCAGGCCAGAGGACTGATACTGCACGAGCTCATCATCTCTTCCAAG GCATTGCTGAGAGCCTATATCAGGAAGGGAGAGAAAAGTATGGAAGACCTCATTGATAACACAAAAGAGTATTTTACAATTCTTCCAATGAAGAAGCAAGCAGCACACAAG GTTCTGCTGGAGTCCAGCTATTGCCGGATTTGCTTCCTCTACCTCAAGACGCTGCTGAAGACTGACCACACACGTCTGCTGGAGAAGTGGGGAGATGTGGAAGGAAGAATGGAACAGGATGCCGGGATCTTGCATGCTGCATTTTCCCAGCTG AGTCCCGATGTGAAGCAGTGGAGCGTGGTGCTGCTGAGAGTGGCGGAGATGCTGAGAGTGAGCGATGAGGACGCTCTGAAGCAGCTGGGCAGTTTCCTCTTGAGAGACATCCCCGAAGTGAG ACCCGCTGACAGAGTGACCGTTCAGGAGCAAGGCCGGGGATCCCTGTTAGCTGTGAATGCGTCTGGATTTACATCAAG cAAGCGCCAGCTGCGCTCCCTGCTGCAGTGGAAGGGCAGCCTGTCCGCCCGGCAGGTGACCGCCGTCCTGGGGGCGTGTGAGGAGGTCAGGGTGTGGCTCAGGCAGACCTCTGATCCCCAGGACCCTCAGGACCCACTCGACCCCAAACCTCTTCGCTGGGGCTGCTGCTTTTCCTGCCTTTGGTGA
- the LOC107077746 gene encoding exocyst complex component 3-like protein isoform X4, protein MFLAVKEVRGNTPQTSRAMWFTLRRSLRSPQAERNMGLGSLSGRGKKRCALREQVKMFVKRVRGKRDPSGREETDPLLPLGESTAQRPSDVEAQVQACLWDGRLVEACVCIQEAERAGHAPATQLYGAVSCQVLGILAEALSGNPACLERMPAAVEAILWGQKCCLDQQGKGPSYTPVNWRQQFHQLVEKSVSRNIPQLPSPDSGRTLQAYLREVQVTVLSELLQLAPCLKPARLLGCIVKSYNKHIFQQLQQALGRSLQVSEIFLLLEWVARVYHSENFMGHPDIQDHSIKETDVLLVTDWIQKAEKKLLHAVQEEVSKRLDMILQNERETPDAYPYESDEDYIKLQVDVIQVLNSVITEAGNISHVLKPKVQQVCTEELLVFLQKYQAGENKFLRSKKAKNSLSAKLHPLKIVNRCISLREYLQKITGDKSDVNYLKGLSSLEDTESQARGLILHELIISSKALLRAYIRKGEKSMEDLIDNTKEYFTILPMKKQAAHKVLLESSYCRICFLYLKTLLKTDHTRLLEKWGDVEGRMEQDAGILHAAFSQLSPDVKQWSVVLLRVAEMLRVSDEDALKQLGSFLLRDIPEVSKRQLRSLLQWKGSLSARQVTAVLGACEEVRVWLRQTSDPQDPQDPLDPKPLRWGCCFSCLW, encoded by the exons ATGTTTTTGGCAGTGAAAGAAGTGAGAGGAAATACCCCCCAAACTTCCAGAGCCATGTGGTTTACCTTGAGGAGGAG TCTCCGGAGCCCGCAGGCGGAGAGGAACATGGGGCTCGGCTCTCTGAGCGGCCGCGGAAAGAAGAGATGCGCTCTGAGGGAGCAGGTGAAGATGTTTGTGAAACGCGTCAGGGGAAAGAGAGACCCCAGTGGCAGGGAGGAGACGGACCCCCTGCTGCCACtgggagagagcacagcccagcGGCCCTCTGACG TGGAGGCCCAGGTGCAGGCTTGTCTGTGGGACGGCAGGCTGGTCGAGGCGTGTGTCTGTATCCAGGAGGCAGAGAGGGCAGGGCACGCACCCGCCACCCAGCTGTACGGGGCCGTCAGCTGCCAGGTGCTTGGCATTCTGGCTGAAGCGCTGTCCGGCAACCCAGCTTGCCTGGAGAGGATGCCAGCTGCTGTTGAGGCTATCCTCTGGGGTCAAAAGTGCTGCCTGGACCAGCAGGGGAAAGGACCAAGTTATACTCCAGTGAACTGGCGCCAACAGTTCCACCAGCTGGTGGAGAAGTCGGTATCCAGGAATATCCCTCAGCTGCCCAGCCCAGACTCGGGAAGGACACTGCAGGCCTACCTAAGGGAGGTCCAGGTCACTGTGCTGTCTGAGCTGCTCCAGCTTGCTCCCTGCCTCAAGCCCGCCAGGCTGCTGGGCTGCATCGTCAAGAGCTACAACAAGCACATCTtccagcagctgcagcaggCGCTGGGCAGGAGCCTGCAAGTGTCCGAGATCTTCCTGCTCCTGGAGTGGGTGGCGCGTGTTTATCACAG tgaaaatttcATGGGCCACCCTGATATCCAGGATCATTCCATCAAAGAGACTGACGTCCTGCTCGTGACAGACTGGAtacaaaaagcagaaaagaagCTCCTTCACGCCGTACAG GAAGAGGTCTCAAAAAGGCTGGACATGATCCTTCAGAATGAGAGGGAGACTCCAGATGCCTATCCCTATGAAAGTGATGAGGACTACATTAAACTGCAGGTGGATGTCATACAG GTACTCAACAGTGTCATAACAGAGGCAGGCAACATCAGCCACGTCCTCAAGCCCAAAGTCCAGCAGGTTTGCACTGAAGAGCTCCTTGTCTTTTTGCAGAA ATACCAGGCCGGCGAAAACAAGTTCTTGAGgagtaaaaaggcaaaaaacagcCTCTCTGCCAAGCTGCATCCTCTGAAAATTGTAAACAGGTGCATCAGCCTAAG GGAATATTTACAAAAGATCACTGGGGACAAAAGTGACGTCAATTATTTAAAGGGGTTATCCTCACTTGAAGATACAGAATCCCAGGCCAGAGGACTGATACTGCACGAGCTCATCATCTCTTCCAAG GCATTGCTGAGAGCCTATATCAGGAAGGGAGAGAAAAGTATGGAAGACCTCATTGATAACACAAAAGAGTATTTTACAATTCTTCCAATGAAGAAGCAAGCAGCACACAAG GTTCTGCTGGAGTCCAGCTATTGCCGGATTTGCTTCCTCTACCTCAAGACGCTGCTGAAGACTGACCACACACGTCTGCTGGAGAAGTGGGGAGATGTGGAAGGAAGAATGGAACAGGATGCCGGGATCTTGCATGCTGCATTTTCCCAGCTG AGTCCCGATGTGAAGCAGTGGAGCGTGGTGCTGCTGAGAGTGGCGGAGATGCTGAGAGTGAGCGATGAGGACGCTCTGAAGCAGCTGGGCAGTTTCCTCTTGAGAGACATCCCCGAAGTGAG cAAGCGCCAGCTGCGCTCCCTGCTGCAGTGGAAGGGCAGCCTGTCCGCCCGGCAGGTGACCGCCGTCCTGGGGGCGTGTGAGGAGGTCAGGGTGTGGCTCAGGCAGACCTCTGATCCCCAGGACCCTCAGGACCCACTCGACCCCAAACCTCTTCGCTGGGGCTGCTGCTTTTCCTGCCTTTGGTGA
- the LOC107077746 gene encoding exocyst complex component 3 isoform X2, with protein MGLGSLSGRGKKRCALREQVKMFVKRVRGKRDPSGREETDPLLPLGESTAQRPSDVEAQVQACLWDGRLVEACVCIQEAERAGHAPATQLYGAVSCQVLGILAEALSGNPACLERMPAAVEAILWGQKCCLDQQGKGPSYTPVNWRQQFHQLVEKSVSRNIPQLPSPDSGRTLQAYLREVQVTVLSELLQLAPCLKPARLLGCIVKSYNKHIFQQLQQALGRSLQVSEIFLLLEWVARVYHSENFMGHPDIQDHSIKETDVLLVTDWIQKAEKKLLHAVQEEVSKRLDMILQNERETPDAYPYESDEDYIKLQVDVIQVLNSVITEAGNISHVLKPKVQQVCTEELLVFLQKYQAGENKFLRSKKAKNSLSAKLHPLKIVNRCISLREYLQKITGDKSDVNYLKGLSSLEDTESQARGLILHELIISSKALLRAYIRKGEKSMEDLIDNTKEYFTILPMKKQAAHKVLLESSYCRICFLYLKTLLKTDHTRLLEKWGDVEGRMEQDAGILHAAFSQLSPDVKQWSVVLLRVAEMLRVSDEDALKQLGSFLLRDIPEVRPADRVTVQEQGRGSLLAVNASGFTSRLYESHMSVYAAVGMQHYSCAQNCVPQFRFDCFLCFSKRQLRSLLQWKGSLSARQVTAVLGACEEVRVWLRQTSDPQDPQDPLDPKPLRWGCCFSCLW; from the exons ATGGGGCTCGGCTCTCTGAGCGGCCGCGGAAAGAAGAGATGCGCTCTGAGGGAGCAGGTGAAGATGTTTGTGAAACGCGTCAGGGGAAAGAGAGACCCCAGTGGCAGGGAGGAGACGGACCCCCTGCTGCCACtgggagagagcacagcccagcGGCCCTCTGACG TGGAGGCCCAGGTGCAGGCTTGTCTGTGGGACGGCAGGCTGGTCGAGGCGTGTGTCTGTATCCAGGAGGCAGAGAGGGCAGGGCACGCACCCGCCACCCAGCTGTACGGGGCCGTCAGCTGCCAGGTGCTTGGCATTCTGGCTGAAGCGCTGTCCGGCAACCCAGCTTGCCTGGAGAGGATGCCAGCTGCTGTTGAGGCTATCCTCTGGGGTCAAAAGTGCTGCCTGGACCAGCAGGGGAAAGGACCAAGTTATACTCCAGTGAACTGGCGCCAACAGTTCCACCAGCTGGTGGAGAAGTCGGTATCCAGGAATATCCCTCAGCTGCCCAGCCCAGACTCGGGAAGGACACTGCAGGCCTACCTAAGGGAGGTCCAGGTCACTGTGCTGTCTGAGCTGCTCCAGCTTGCTCCCTGCCTCAAGCCCGCCAGGCTGCTGGGCTGCATCGTCAAGAGCTACAACAAGCACATCTtccagcagctgcagcaggCGCTGGGCAGGAGCCTGCAAGTGTCCGAGATCTTCCTGCTCCTGGAGTGGGTGGCGCGTGTTTATCACAG tgaaaatttcATGGGCCACCCTGATATCCAGGATCATTCCATCAAAGAGACTGACGTCCTGCTCGTGACAGACTGGAtacaaaaagcagaaaagaagCTCCTTCACGCCGTACAG GAAGAGGTCTCAAAAAGGCTGGACATGATCCTTCAGAATGAGAGGGAGACTCCAGATGCCTATCCCTATGAAAGTGATGAGGACTACATTAAACTGCAGGTGGATGTCATACAG GTACTCAACAGTGTCATAACAGAGGCAGGCAACATCAGCCACGTCCTCAAGCCCAAAGTCCAGCAGGTTTGCACTGAAGAGCTCCTTGTCTTTTTGCAGAA ATACCAGGCCGGCGAAAACAAGTTCTTGAGgagtaaaaaggcaaaaaacagcCTCTCTGCCAAGCTGCATCCTCTGAAAATTGTAAACAGGTGCATCAGCCTAAG GGAATATTTACAAAAGATCACTGGGGACAAAAGTGACGTCAATTATTTAAAGGGGTTATCCTCACTTGAAGATACAGAATCCCAGGCCAGAGGACTGATACTGCACGAGCTCATCATCTCTTCCAAG GCATTGCTGAGAGCCTATATCAGGAAGGGAGAGAAAAGTATGGAAGACCTCATTGATAACACAAAAGAGTATTTTACAATTCTTCCAATGAAGAAGCAAGCAGCACACAAG GTTCTGCTGGAGTCCAGCTATTGCCGGATTTGCTTCCTCTACCTCAAGACGCTGCTGAAGACTGACCACACACGTCTGCTGGAGAAGTGGGGAGATGTGGAAGGAAGAATGGAACAGGATGCCGGGATCTTGCATGCTGCATTTTCCCAGCTG AGTCCCGATGTGAAGCAGTGGAGCGTGGTGCTGCTGAGAGTGGCGGAGATGCTGAGAGTGAGCGATGAGGACGCTCTGAAGCAGCTGGGCAGTTTCCTCTTGAGAGACATCCCCGAAGTGAG ACCCGCTGACAGAGTGACCGTTCAGGAGCAAGGCCGGGGATCCCTGTTAGCTGTGAATGCGTCTGGATTTACATCAAGGTTATATGAATCCCACATGTCTGTGTATGCTGCAGTAGGGATGCAACATTATTCCTGTGCACAGAACTGTGTGCCGCAGTTTCGATTTGactgttttctgtgtttcagcAAGCGCCAGCTGCGCTCCCTGCTGCAGTGGAAGGGCAGCCTGTCCGCCCGGCAGGTGACCGCCGTCCTGGGGGCGTGTGAGGAGGTCAGGGTGTGGCTCAGGCAGACCTCTGATCCCCAGGACCCTCAGGACCCACTCGACCCCAAACCTCTTCGCTGGGGCTGCTGCTTTTCCTGCCTTTGGTGA